A stretch of the Serratia marcescens genome encodes the following:
- a CDS encoding acyltransferase, producing MSEKIGWIDNLRAMACMMVVMIHATTYYVTNGAAIGLHNWDIANVLNSLSRVSVPLFFMISGYLFFGDKSAGRRHFTRIACCILFYSAIALIYIAAFTKIGFWPSLRAILQKPVFYHLWFFYAIAVIYLLSPLISVKPVSRRYLAAALVVLAAIANPNTDKLTFGNVHLLPVNLYIYGDTFYYLLYALAGRAIGMMEARGRAVGWLAALGFVLCVALIARGTKHQLFINGNFADTYYIYSGPLVFMAAVALLVWVKHCLPQPIGWLSAFSRHSLAIYGFHALIVNVMRSRHLDFTGHPLLDIFWVFGVALGLSLLLSVGLQRLDTRRLVS from the coding sequence TTGAGCGAGAAAATCGGTTGGATAGACAATCTGCGGGCGATGGCGTGCATGATGGTGGTGATGATCCACGCCACCACCTATTACGTCACCAACGGCGCGGCGATAGGGCTGCACAACTGGGATATTGCCAACGTGCTGAACTCGCTGTCGCGCGTGTCGGTGCCGCTGTTTTTCATGATTTCCGGCTACCTGTTTTTCGGCGACAAGAGCGCCGGCCGGCGGCATTTCACCCGTATCGCCTGCTGCATTCTGTTCTACAGCGCCATCGCGCTGATCTATATCGCGGCCTTTACCAAGATCGGCTTCTGGCCGTCGCTGCGCGCCATCCTGCAAAAGCCGGTGTTCTATCATCTGTGGTTTTTCTATGCCATTGCGGTGATTTACCTGCTGTCGCCGCTGATCAGCGTCAAGCCGGTATCGCGCCGTTACCTGGCCGCCGCGCTGGTGGTGTTGGCGGCGATCGCCAACCCGAATACCGACAAGCTGACCTTCGGCAACGTGCACCTGCTGCCGGTTAACCTGTATATCTACGGCGATACCTTCTACTACCTGCTGTATGCGCTGGCCGGGCGGGCGATTGGCATGATGGAGGCGCGCGGGCGCGCCGTGGGCTGGCTGGCGGCGCTGGGATTTGTGCTGTGCGTAGCGCTGATCGCGCGCGGCACCAAACACCAGCTGTTCATCAACGGCAATTTCGCCGATACCTACTACATCTACAGCGGTCCGCTGGTGTTTATGGCGGCGGTGGCGCTGCTGGTGTGGGTGAAACACTGTTTGCCGCAGCCGATCGGCTGGCTGAGCGCGTTCTCCCGCCATTCGCTGGCGATCTACGGTTTTCACGCCCTGATCGTCAACGTGATGCGCAGCCGGCACCTGGATTTCACCGGCCACCCGCTGCTGGATATCTTCTGGGTGTTCGGCGTGGCGTTGGGTCTCAGCCTGCTGCTGTCTGTCGGCCTGCAGCGGCTGGATACCCGCCGGCTGGTGTCATAG
- a CDS encoding GlxA family transcriptional regulator produces the protein MSQAVYFLLLPNVLSLDVSGPAETLRLAGQFSLRYLSPAPQIVCSIGMTLSGLQPLPERLEDGAILVLPGVGDSQRYFAGEEAEQARRWLATLQPDLQRQRITLVCICSGALLAAQAGLLDGYQCTTHHDVIERIRLQAPAAQVKENRIFVEDRGVYTSAGITTGIDLALHLVHRHCGSGRARDVARDMVVYFRRAGDDPQLSPWLRYRNHLHPAVHRAQDVMAAEPEADWSVPQVAEKAHVSSRHLARLFRSHVGISVREYHEQLRLAVAQQRLQQGYGLEKAALAAGFSSGRQLRRAQQRQRSPL, from the coding sequence ATGTCGCAGGCCGTCTATTTTCTGCTGTTGCCCAACGTGCTGTCGCTGGACGTCAGCGGCCCGGCGGAAACCCTGCGTCTCGCGGGGCAGTTCAGCCTGCGTTATCTCAGCCCGGCGCCGCAGATCGTCTGCTCCATCGGCATGACGCTGAGCGGCCTGCAGCCGTTGCCCGAACGCCTGGAAGACGGCGCCATCCTGGTGCTGCCGGGCGTCGGCGATTCGCAGCGCTATTTCGCCGGGGAAGAGGCCGAGCAGGCGCGCCGCTGGCTGGCAACGCTGCAGCCCGATCTGCAGCGACAGCGCATCACCCTGGTGTGCATCTGTTCCGGCGCGCTGCTGGCGGCGCAGGCCGGGCTGCTCGACGGCTATCAGTGCACCACCCACCACGACGTCATCGAACGTATCCGCCTGCAGGCGCCGGCGGCGCAGGTGAAAGAGAACCGTATCTTCGTCGAAGATCGCGGCGTCTACACCAGCGCGGGCATCACCACCGGCATCGATTTGGCGCTGCACCTGGTGCACCGCCACTGCGGCTCCGGCCGGGCGCGCGACGTCGCCCGCGATATGGTGGTCTATTTCCGCCGCGCCGGCGACGATCCGCAGCTGTCGCCCTGGCTGCGCTACCGCAACCATCTGCACCCGGCGGTGCACCGCGCGCAGGACGTGATGGCCGCCGAGCCGGAGGCCGACTGGTCGGTGCCACAGGTGGCGGAAAAAGCGCACGTCAGCAGCCGCCACCTGGCGCGGCTGTTTCGCAGCCACGTCGGCATCAGCGTGCGGGAATATCATGAGCAGCTGCGGTTGGCGGTGGCGCAACAGCGCCTGCAGCAAGGATATGGGTTGGAGAAGGCCGCGCTGGCGGCCGGTTTTTCTTCCGGGCGGCAGTTGCGCCGCGCCCAGCAGCGTCAGCGCTCGCCGCTATGA
- a CDS encoding isochorismatase family protein, translated as MSQSALLIIDVQQSFQHRPFWQEDDLPAFQQALTRLIAGCQQRGAALVDVLHVSPQGPFSLASGHVQRLPFLTHQADITVHKHVHNALTESGLDAWLRERDINHLIVSGIRTEQCCETTTRVASDLGYRVTFVTEATLTFPMRHPDGEVFTPAQLKRHTETVLVDRFARIASVDEALAQLAQE; from the coding sequence ATGTCACAGAGCGCGTTATTGATCATCGATGTCCAGCAATCATTCCAGCACCGTCCATTCTGGCAGGAGGACGATCTGCCGGCGTTTCAGCAGGCGCTGACCCGCCTGATCGCGGGCTGCCAACAACGCGGCGCGGCACTGGTCGACGTGCTGCACGTTTCGCCGCAGGGGCCGTTCTCGCTGGCATCAGGCCACGTGCAGCGCCTGCCGTTCCTCACCCACCAGGCGGATATCACCGTGCATAAGCATGTGCACAATGCGCTGACCGAATCCGGCCTCGACGCCTGGCTGCGCGAGCGGGATATCAACCACCTGATCGTCTCCGGCATCCGCACCGAGCAGTGCTGCGAAACCACCACCCGGGTGGCGTCCGATCTCGGTTATCGGGTGACCTTCGTCACCGAGGCGACGCTGACCTTCCCGATGCGCCATCCCGACGGTGAAGTCTTTACCCCCGCGCAGCTGAAGCGGCATACTGAAACCGTACTGGTCGATCGTTTCGCCCGCATCGCCAGCGTGGATGAGGCGCTGGCGCAACTCGCACAGGAGTAA
- a CDS encoding amidohydrolase family protein — MENPQQPGRRAFLSQTGKLTTACAVIGLTGGMAQAASPGDGQCAPAPMTLTDRHYCLSEVRLEDGFEYDGETVIGTRTALYTLEIKDGKIAAIHAANAPLPAGVPRYQAQGQLLLPAFRDMHIHLDKTFYSGPWQAPRPRQGKTIMDMIALEQTLIPKLLPTSQQRAENLIALLQSKGSTVARSHCNIDPVSGLKSLEHLQRALENHRADFSCEIVAFPQHGLLHSKVDALMREAMQMGVQYVGGLDPTNVDGAMEKSLDAMFQIALDTGKGVDIHLHETSPAGVAAINYMIATVEQNPALRGKVTISHAFALTTLTPGELAETATRLAAQQITIASTVPIGGLMMPLPQLSEKGVFVMTGTDSVIDHWSPFGTGDILEKANLYAQLYRGSDEYHLSRAMAISTGGVLPLDDKGQRAWPKAGDAAEFVLVNASCSAEAVARLPARSATFHQGRLVAGQVSKA, encoded by the coding sequence GTGGAAAACCCTCAACAACCGGGCCGCAGAGCCTTCCTCAGCCAAACCGGCAAACTCACCACCGCCTGCGCGGTGATCGGCCTGACGGGCGGCATGGCGCAGGCCGCGTCACCGGGCGACGGGCAGTGCGCACCGGCACCGATGACCCTAACCGATCGCCACTACTGCCTGAGTGAGGTGCGGCTGGAAGACGGCTTTGAATACGACGGCGAAACGGTGATCGGCACCCGCACCGCGCTGTACACACTGGAGATCAAAGACGGCAAGATCGCCGCCATTCACGCCGCCAACGCCCCCCTGCCCGCCGGCGTGCCCCGCTATCAGGCGCAGGGCCAGCTGCTGCTGCCGGCGTTCCGTGATATGCACATCCACCTGGACAAAACCTTCTACAGCGGCCCGTGGCAGGCGCCGCGCCCGCGCCAGGGCAAGACCATCATGGACATGATCGCGCTGGAGCAGACGCTGATCCCGAAACTGCTGCCCACCTCGCAGCAGCGGGCGGAAAATCTGATCGCCCTGCTGCAGTCCAAAGGCAGCACCGTGGCGCGCAGCCACTGCAATATCGATCCGGTCAGCGGCCTGAAAAGCCTGGAACACCTGCAGCGCGCGCTGGAAAACCACCGGGCGGACTTCAGCTGTGAAATCGTCGCCTTCCCGCAGCACGGGCTGTTGCACTCCAAGGTCGATGCGCTGATGCGCGAAGCGATGCAGATGGGCGTGCAGTACGTCGGCGGGCTGGATCCGACCAACGTCGACGGCGCGATGGAGAAATCGCTCGACGCCATGTTCCAGATCGCCCTCGATACCGGCAAAGGCGTGGATATCCACCTGCATGAGACCAGCCCGGCCGGGGTCGCCGCCATCAACTATATGATCGCCACCGTGGAGCAAAACCCGGCGCTGCGCGGCAAAGTCACCATCAGCCACGCTTTCGCCCTGACCACGCTGACGCCGGGCGAACTGGCGGAAACCGCCACCCGGCTGGCGGCGCAGCAGATCACCATCGCCTCCACGGTGCCGATCGGCGGCCTGATGATGCCGCTGCCGCAGCTCAGCGAGAAAGGGGTGTTCGTGATGACCGGCACCGACAGCGTGATCGACCACTGGTCGCCGTTCGGCACCGGCGACATTCTGGAGAAGGCTAACCTGTATGCCCAGCTGTACCGCGGCTCCGACGAGTATCACCTGTCGCGCGCCATGGCCATCTCCACCGGCGGCGTGCTGCCGCTGGACGATAAGGGCCAGCGCGCCTGGCCGAAAGCCGGCGACGCCGCCGAGTTCGTGCTGGTCAACGCCAGCTGTTCCGCCGAGGCGGTCGCCCGCCTGCCGGCGCGCAGCGCCACCTTCCATCAGGGGCGTCTGGTGGCCGGCCAGGTGAGCAAAGCCTAA
- a CDS encoding LysR family transcriptional regulator: MNRYPMFNPQLLLSFVAVCDSNSFTRAAERVFLSQSTVSQQVRRLEEMLGKPLFERSSHQVLLTEEGVKLLSYARRIIALNEEAHDALTGIWRDGVLRIGMPEDFAVPTTELLADFSREHPHLRLDVASGLSADLHSAYAREELDLILVKQRRRQPPRAARPEPLLWLDSLAFPAIEQSPVPLAVFPLSGLYRDELCQALDNLGKRWRIGYSSASLAALTAASAAGLGVTLLPAGCRLPTHRVLGEAEGLPPIDSFELALYYRDGAPAATLALAQRLAVFCGLK; the protein is encoded by the coding sequence ATGAATCGCTACCCGATGTTCAATCCGCAGCTGCTGCTCAGCTTCGTCGCCGTATGCGACAGCAACAGCTTCACCCGCGCCGCAGAGCGGGTGTTTTTGTCGCAGTCCACCGTTAGCCAGCAGGTGCGCCGGCTGGAAGAGATGCTGGGCAAGCCGCTGTTTGAGCGCTCCTCGCATCAGGTGCTGCTGACCGAAGAAGGCGTCAAGCTGTTGAGCTACGCACGCCGCATCATCGCGCTGAATGAAGAAGCCCACGACGCGCTGACCGGCATCTGGCGCGACGGCGTGCTGCGGATCGGCATGCCGGAGGATTTCGCCGTACCCACCACCGAGCTGCTGGCCGACTTCAGCCGCGAGCACCCGCACCTGCGGCTGGACGTCGCCAGCGGCCTGAGCGCCGATCTGCACAGTGCCTACGCGCGTGAAGAGCTGGATCTGATCCTGGTGAAGCAGCGCCGCCGGCAACCGCCGCGCGCCGCGCGGCCGGAACCGCTGCTGTGGCTGGACAGCCTGGCCTTCCCGGCCATCGAGCAATCGCCGGTGCCGCTGGCGGTATTTCCGCTCAGCGGCCTGTACCGCGACGAGCTGTGCCAGGCGTTGGACAACCTCGGCAAACGCTGGCGCATCGGCTACAGCAGCGCCAGTCTGGCGGCGCTAACCGCCGCTTCCGCCGCCGGGCTGGGCGTCACCCTGCTGCCGGCCGGCTGCCGTCTGCCCACGCATCGGGTGCTGGGCGAGGCCGAAGGATTGCCGCCGATAGACAGCTTCGAACTGGCACTCTACTACCGCGACGGCGCCCCCGCCGCCACGCTGGCGCTGGCCCAGCGGCTGGCGGTGTTTTGCGGGTTGAAATAA
- a CDS encoding cyanate transporter, producing MLNHSVNSSSSRRWFNPLLLALVLIGLNMRPLLTSIGPLLPTLRQATGLSFGGAALLTTLPVLMMGLMALAGGAINRLFCERSAVALSLLAIGLGALWRELAPGSVQLLMSAVLGGLGIGVIQAVMPGIIKHHFLKSMALVAGLWSAALMGGGGLGAAITPWLMSAGHDWHSALAWWALPALVALLAWWPVSRGLSRLSAAGENRGPSLLRNRRAWLLGAYFGLINGGYTSLIAWLPPYYMQLGWQPQASGSLLALMTFGQVVGALLLPALARNHDRRPLLLLALMMQLIGFIGLIYLPQTLPWLWVLLSGLGLGGAFPLCLVLALDHLHQPAAAGRLVAFMQGVGFLLAGVTPYLSGLLRDYSGGFVLDWQIHALLVVVLIAITWRFHPHSYRRAFAE from the coding sequence GTGTTAAATCATTCTGTTAATTCATCCTCTTCGCGCCGCTGGTTCAATCCCCTGCTGCTGGCGCTGGTGTTGATCGGCCTGAACATGCGGCCGCTGTTGACCTCGATTGGCCCGTTGCTGCCGACGCTGCGCCAGGCTACCGGGCTGAGCTTTGGCGGCGCGGCGCTGCTGACCACGCTGCCGGTGTTGATGATGGGCCTGATGGCGTTGGCGGGTGGCGCCATCAACCGGCTGTTCTGCGAACGCAGCGCCGTGGCGTTAAGTTTATTGGCGATCGGGCTGGGCGCGCTTTGGCGCGAACTGGCCCCCGGCAGCGTGCAGCTGCTGATGAGCGCGGTGCTGGGCGGGCTCGGCATCGGGGTGATCCAGGCGGTCATGCCCGGCATCATCAAGCATCATTTCCTCAAAAGCATGGCGCTGGTGGCCGGGCTGTGGTCGGCGGCGCTGATGGGCGGCGGCGGGCTGGGCGCGGCGATCACCCCGTGGTTGATGAGTGCGGGGCACGACTGGCACAGCGCGCTGGCCTGGTGGGCATTGCCGGCGCTGGTGGCGCTGCTGGCCTGGTGGCCGGTCAGCCGCGGGTTGTCTCGCCTGAGCGCGGCGGGTGAAAACCGCGGGCCAAGCCTGCTGCGCAACCGGCGCGCCTGGCTGCTCGGCGCCTATTTCGGCCTGATCAACGGCGGCTATACCAGCCTGATTGCGTGGCTGCCGCCGTATTACATGCAGCTCGGTTGGCAGCCGCAGGCCAGCGGTTCGCTGCTGGCGCTGATGACCTTCGGCCAGGTCGTGGGCGCGCTGCTGCTGCCGGCGCTGGCGCGCAATCATGACCGGCGGCCGCTGCTGCTGCTGGCGCTGATGATGCAATTGATCGGCTTTATCGGCCTGATTTACCTGCCGCAGACGCTGCCGTGGCTGTGGGTGCTGCTCTCCGGGCTGGGGCTGGGCGGCGCGTTCCCGCTGTGCCTGGTGCTGGCGCTCGATCACCTGCATCAGCCGGCGGCGGCCGGGCGACTGGTGGCCTTTATGCAGGGCGTCGGCTTCCTGCTGGCGGGCGTGACGCCCTACCTCTCCGGTCTGCTGCGCGACTACAGCGGCGGCTTCGTGCTGGACTGGCAGATCCACGCGCTGCTGGTGGTGGTGCTGATCGCCATCACCTGGCGCTTCCACCCGCACAGCTACCGGCGGGCGTTCGCCGAATAA
- a CDS encoding esterase-like activity of phytase family protein, protein MHNTKTRLALLVGCMALSANLWADAQPVQATLAGHALLPVKSTVSTPKDAPSDLQQSGKYTSGKRVTELGSVAGKSADRLTGLGLPIDGQPLQGHSGIKHMPDGTYWVLTDNGFGSKANSPDAMLYLNHYKIDFKDGTVAPLKTVFLHDTDKKVPFHIINESTEKRYLTGSDFDPESFQFADDALWIGEEFGPYLIKADLNGKVLAVFDTLVDGKVVKSPDNPTLTLPGAPDGKQNFQVARSKGFEGMAASPDGSKLYPLLEGALWDGEQFENVGGKRYLRVLEFDVKQQAWTGRSWQYVLEDNQNAIGDFNMIDATHGLVIERDNGEGTPDKACAAGAPTDNCFSQVAKFKRVYKIAFSDANVGKPVEKLGYIDLLNIQDPHKLARKPLNDGVLTFPFFTIENVDVVDANHIIVGNDNNFPFSSSRQPNMADDNEFILLDVKDFLK, encoded by the coding sequence ATGCACAACACCAAAACCCGGCTGGCGCTGCTGGTCGGCTGCATGGCGCTGAGCGCCAACCTGTGGGCCGACGCGCAGCCGGTGCAAGCGACGCTGGCCGGGCATGCGCTGCTGCCGGTGAAATCCACCGTTTCCACACCGAAGGATGCGCCGAGCGATCTGCAGCAGAGCGGCAAATACACCAGCGGCAAACGCGTCACCGAGCTGGGCAGCGTGGCGGGCAAATCCGCCGATCGCCTGACCGGCCTCGGCCTGCCGATCGACGGCCAGCCGCTGCAGGGCCACTCCGGCATCAAACACATGCCCGACGGCACCTACTGGGTGCTGACCGACAACGGCTTCGGCAGCAAGGCCAACTCACCGGACGCCATGCTGTATCTCAACCACTACAAGATCGATTTCAAAGACGGCACGGTCGCGCCGCTGAAGACGGTGTTCCTGCACGATACGGATAAAAAGGTGCCGTTCCACATTATCAACGAGAGCACCGAGAAGCGTTATCTGACCGGCAGCGATTTCGATCCGGAAAGCTTCCAGTTTGCCGACGATGCCTTGTGGATCGGCGAAGAGTTTGGGCCTTACCTGATCAAGGCCGACCTGAACGGCAAAGTGCTGGCGGTGTTCGACACCCTGGTGGACGGCAAGGTAGTGAAATCGCCGGACAACCCGACGCTGACCCTGCCGGGCGCGCCGGACGGCAAGCAGAACTTCCAGGTGGCACGCTCCAAAGGCTTTGAAGGCATGGCCGCCTCGCCGGACGGCAGCAAGCTATACCCGCTGCTGGAAGGGGCGCTGTGGGACGGCGAGCAGTTCGAGAACGTCGGCGGCAAACGCTACCTGCGGGTGCTGGAGTTCGACGTGAAACAGCAGGCCTGGACCGGCCGCAGCTGGCAGTACGTGCTGGAAGACAACCAGAACGCCATCGGCGACTTCAACATGATCGACGCCACCCACGGGCTGGTGATCGAGCGCGACAACGGCGAAGGCACGCCGGATAAAGCCTGCGCCGCCGGTGCGCCGACCGACAACTGCTTCAGCCAGGTAGCCAAGTTCAAGCGAGTGTATAAAATCGCTTTCTCGGACGCCAACGTCGGCAAACCGGTCGAGAAACTGGGCTATATCGACCTGCTGAACATTCAGGATCCGCACAAGCTGGCGCGCAAGCCGCTGAACGACGGCGTGTTGACCTTCCCGTTCTTCACCATCGAGAACGTGGACGTGGTGGACGCCAACCACATCATCGTCGGCAACGACAACAACTTCCCGTTTTCCTCCAGCCGCCAGCCCAATATGGCGGATGACAACGAGTTCATCCTGCTGGACGTGAAGGATTTCCTGAAGTAG
- a CDS encoding colicin E3-like toxin immunity protein, with the protein MGLKLNLVWFEIDSRQFAGEEYSKDFGDDGSVIEGLGLPLEDNINNGGFNVERGWIPLLQPYFKTKISPEKFAYQISFDYQDGNW; encoded by the coding sequence ATGGGACTAAAATTAAATCTTGTTTGGTTTGAAATTGATTCACGTCAATTTGCAGGGGAAGAATACTCTAAGGACTTTGGGGATGATGGCTCAGTTATCGAAGGCTTAGGGTTGCCATTGGAAGATAATATTAATAATGGTGGGTTCAATGTTGAACGTGGTTGGATTCCATTGCTTCAACCGTATTTCAAGACAAAAATTTCCCCTGAAAAATTTGCCTACCAGATCTCGTTCGATTATCAGGATGGCAATTGGTAA
- a CDS encoding colicin-like bacteriocin tRNase domain-containing protein, with translation MSGGDGKDSRGPGGGVNGGPTGLGGGVDASDHSGWSSENNPWGGKDKDTGGHTGGGNNGGDRDPANTGSNINLSLFPEAQASVAVGTQFNLSLIDGAWGFSLLKSQTVQSFITKSIAKVKTLGIPTVGTLWRGSLWGLVVEGITPTKIAPDDMSMVRHITTTLPADLVTQTPPGQLPTQPATLVSARIADLVDEGQQKVAIVRSPSLPMSVPVVEAKPTKRPDVYTAGIVPGMPDIHIRVNAPAPPTTAKPVDGVTEINNAEAKPLPATQPGGNTHDGIVVFPPGSNLPPAYVAVVEIIPLNEVNARETERKALLSYQEIRQEREAMQKAREEKSKTFGWLLPEDLAIIQRQIAETQAQIVLGQATAQRQSVQESNARARSQPAQADQYRRELTRTNASTEALNNQLASQRQAETDKRAEIAEFERRARENMSKIRARQPTDPDIASLSPQAQAAFWRNQAKKEFVLTVGDGDLPKYPPVMGSKPSSLFLEQPAYFWRESGFVISNYNSVAATETLEAGIRGAFARASTTLTKTPAEKLYANGQVTTAEFAQLSFVFSESLDVPALSVMSSLGIGRFGLTRDDVRNALGNYNSVRLPYRLVSRETGDVGEEKIHINIVRPDERNVKGAVPLRPLSWDAVKRELRFTTDDGAISLTWTPANDKGVSGYIITITPVGAPAGKLTTGGSVDVSGKGTLTALPNGDVQQIHDYILVPPVESGLDPIYVMFNKPRKKPAKEDKPELVKPRKGLTEFGHGYHRPPKTEDIHGLGELKKGESKNPVQGGGGLRARWYGDKGRKIYEWDSRHGELEGYRASDGTHLGAFDPTTGERTEEPKPERNLKKKYL, from the coding sequence ATGAGTGGTGGTGATGGTAAAGACAGCCGCGGTCCTGGCGGTGGGGTGAATGGTGGGCCGACGGGGCTGGGTGGGGGTGTGGATGCATCCGATCACTCTGGCTGGAGTTCGGAGAATAACCCATGGGGAGGTAAGGATAAGGACACTGGCGGGCATACTGGTGGTGGCAACAATGGTGGGGACAGGGATCCCGCCAACACCGGGAGCAACATTAACCTGAGTCTGTTTCCGGAAGCACAAGCGTCTGTCGCGGTGGGGACACAATTCAATCTTTCGTTGATCGACGGTGCGTGGGGATTCAGTCTGCTGAAATCCCAAACGGTGCAATCGTTTATCACGAAATCAATAGCCAAAGTGAAAACACTCGGCATCCCTACGGTTGGAACACTGTGGCGCGGTAGCCTTTGGGGATTGGTCGTGGAAGGCATTACGCCAACCAAAATCGCTCCTGATGATATGTCGATGGTGCGACATATCACGACGACGCTCCCTGCGGATTTGGTCACTCAGACGCCACCGGGCCAACTGCCCACTCAACCGGCAACCCTGGTCAGCGCCCGTATTGCTGACCTCGTTGACGAGGGGCAGCAGAAAGTGGCCATTGTTCGTTCACCGTCTTTGCCGATGAGCGTTCCGGTTGTGGAGGCTAAGCCCACCAAGCGACCGGACGTCTATACGGCGGGAATTGTACCAGGCATGCCTGATATTCATATTCGCGTCAATGCGCCGGCACCGCCAACCACGGCGAAACCCGTGGACGGTGTTACCGAGATAAATAATGCTGAAGCCAAACCGTTGCCAGCAACGCAGCCGGGCGGCAATACGCACGATGGTATCGTGGTGTTCCCCCCAGGCAGTAATTTGCCACCGGCTTATGTTGCCGTGGTGGAGATCATTCCGCTCAATGAAGTCAATGCCCGCGAGACCGAACGCAAAGCGCTTCTGAGTTATCAGGAAATCCGCCAGGAGCGTGAAGCAATGCAAAAGGCGCGCGAGGAAAAATCCAAGACATTTGGTTGGCTGTTGCCAGAAGATCTGGCAATCATACAGCGGCAAATTGCGGAAACGCAGGCGCAAATTGTTCTCGGGCAGGCTACCGCGCAACGCCAGTCGGTTCAGGAATCGAATGCCAGAGCCCGGAGCCAACCGGCTCAGGCTGACCAGTATCGCCGCGAGCTGACCCGGACCAATGCGTCTACGGAAGCACTGAATAATCAGCTGGCCTCGCAACGACAGGCGGAAACCGACAAACGTGCAGAAATTGCCGAATTCGAGCGCAGAGCACGAGAAAATATGAGCAAAATTCGTGCTCGGCAGCCGACCGATCCGGATATTGCTTCGTTGTCACCGCAAGCGCAAGCGGCGTTCTGGCGCAACCAGGCGAAGAAAGAATTCGTTCTTACGGTTGGCGATGGCGATTTGCCCAAATATCCGCCGGTCATGGGCAGCAAACCCAGTTCGCTGTTTCTGGAGCAGCCTGCCTACTTCTGGCGTGAAAGCGGATTTGTTATCAGCAACTATAATTCGGTAGCGGCGACGGAGACACTGGAAGCAGGTATCCGTGGCGCGTTTGCCCGGGCCTCGACGACATTGACGAAGACACCTGCGGAAAAACTGTATGCCAACGGGCAGGTCACCACGGCTGAGTTTGCTCAGCTCTCTTTTGTCTTTTCCGAGAGTTTGGACGTGCCGGCATTGAGCGTCATGTCATCCCTGGGTATCGGTCGGTTCGGATTGACACGAGACGATGTGAGGAATGCGCTCGGCAACTATAATTCGGTGCGGTTACCTTATCGACTGGTTTCTCGTGAGACGGGGGATGTCGGGGAAGAGAAAATCCACATCAATATCGTTCGCCCTGATGAGCGGAATGTAAAAGGTGCGGTGCCATTAAGGCCACTATCATGGGATGCGGTGAAAAGGGAGTTACGCTTTACCACTGATGACGGTGCTATCTCTCTGACCTGGACACCGGCGAATGACAAGGGCGTATCCGGTTATATTATTACCATCACGCCGGTTGGTGCGCCTGCAGGCAAGCTTACGACGGGGGGCAGTGTCGATGTGTCAGGGAAAGGAACGCTGACTGCATTGCCCAATGGTGATGTTCAGCAGATCCATGACTATATTTTGGTTCCACCGGTTGAAAGTGGTCTTGATCCGATTTATGTCATGTTCAACAAACCACGAAAAAAACCGGCCAAGGAGGATAAGCCTGAGCTTGTCAAACCCCGGAAAGGGTTGACAGAATTTGGGCATGGATATCATCGGCCTCCAAAAACAGAGGATATACACGGGCTGGGTGAACTCAAAAAAGGGGAGTCGAAGAATCCTGTTCAGGGGGGAGGAGGCCTTCGAGCACGCTGGTATGGCGACAAGGGACGTAAAATCTATGAATGGGATTCACGGCACGGTGAGCTGGAGGGATATCGAGCCAGCGACGGTACGCACCTAGGCGCATTTGATCCCACCACCGGTGAACGAACTGAAGAGCCGAAACCTGAACGTAACCTCAAAAAGAAATATCTGTAA